Genomic segment of Alkalidesulfovibrio alkalitolerans DSM 16529:
TCGAGCACGCCGTTCTTCAAGTTGGCCACGATGCGCTCGCGATCCACAATGTCGGAGAGGGTGAAGGTGCGGCTGTATTCGCCGCCGCCAAATTCCACGGCCACGTGCCGCTTCTTCTCGTCCAGGCCCACGTCGGCACGGCCGGACACCACGAGTTCGTTCTCGCGCAGGTCAAGCACCAAATCGTCTCGCGAAACGCCGGGCAGGTCCATGAAGATGTGGAAGCCGTCCTCCTTCTCCAGGATGTCGGTGGACGGACGCACGGTGGGAAACTTGCGTTCCTTCTTGCTCATATCCTCACTCCTTATGCGTCCTCGATGCTGATCTTGCGCGGCTTGATCGCCTCGGCCTTGGGCAGGACGACGGTCAACACCCCGTCCTTGAGGGTGGCCTTGATTTGGTCACGGTCCACCGGCACGCCCAGGGTGACGATGCGCTGGAACGGACCAGTGGGGCGCTCCTGGCGGTAATACTTGCCCTGCTCCACCTTGCGCTCGCCCTTGATGACCAGGCTCTTGTTGGTCAGGGTCAGGTCCAGTTCCGACATGTCCACGCCGGGGATCTCGGCGGCGATGACCACGCTCTCCTCGTCCTCGCTGATGTTCAGCGGCGGATAGGCCATGCCCCGCGAGACAGGCCCGTAGGGGCGCATGAATTCGGCCAGAACGCGATCCATTTGGCGCGGCAGATCATGGAAATTGCTGAAGTCGATGACCATGGTCGCAGCCTCCTGTGAAATTTTGGGATATCGACAACCGTATTAGGACGGTCGCGCAAAATGTCAACAGGGGCTGGAAGGCTGAATTACTTCTTGGCCGAAGGGCGCTTTTCTTCCCATTCGTTCAGGGGGATGGCCTCTTCCACGAGCATCACCGGGATGTCGTCCACGATGGGATAGGCGACGCCGCAGGCGCGGCAGATCAGGCCGTCCTCCTCGGGCGTGAGTTCGATGTCGGCCTTGCACCTGGGGCAGACGAGGATTTGCAGAAGTTCGGGGTTCAGTGCCATGCGGCGCTCCTTTGCGGCGAGATGGCGGCACTCTATCCGGTTGTCGGCGCAGCTTCAAGGCTTGCAAGCCTTGCCCACACGCTCGGGGCAGGATACAAAGAGGCATCATGCCCAAAATCATCGCCTCGGATCAACGTCGCATCGACCTGCACAGCCACTCCACCGCCTCGGACGGCACTTGTACGCCCGCCGAGGTCGTGCGCCTAGGCGCCGAGGCCGGGCTCTCGGCCCTGGCCCTGACCGACCACGACACCGTGGACGGGCTCGCCGAGGCGCGGCAGGCCGCGCAGGGACTGAGCATGGAATTCATCCCCGGCTGCGAACTGACCGCCACGGGCGAGCCCCGCTCCATGGACATCCTGGGTCTGTGGCTGCCCGAGAAGACGGACAAACTCGGCGCGGCGCTTGCCTGGCTCATCTCGCGGCGAAACGAGCGCAACCTGGAGATGGTCGAAAAGCTCACGCGCCTTGGCTGCGAAGTGAGCCTTGAAGAGTTGAACGCCATTACCGACGGCACCGTGGGGCGGCCGCACATCGCGCGCCTGCTCAAGCAGAAGGGCTACGTGGGGTCGGTGCAGGAGGCCTTCGACCGCTATCTGGGCCGCTCGGGCGCGGCCTACACGCCAAAGACCGCCTTTGGCCAGCGCGAGGCAGTGGAACTGCTCAAGGCCGAGGGCGCCACGGTCATCCTGGCGCACCCGGCGATCTACGACCTCTCGGTACGCGAGATCGAGACGGTGGTCCGGCGGCTGGCGGACTACGGGCTGGACGGCATCGAGGCCTACTACACCGAGCACTCGCGCAACAAGGTTTACGAGTACCTGTGCCTGGCCGAGCGCCTGGGGCTGGTCGTCTCGGGCGGATCGGACTTTCACGGCGCGGTCAAGCCGGAAATCAGGCTCGGCACGGGCAAGGGCAACCTGCACGTGCCCTACGCCGTGCTCGAAACGCTCAAGGAGCGCCGCGCCGCCCAGGGCCTGCCAGCCTGAAGCCGAACCGGGCCACTGCCTCGCTGCTGTTCATCTTCAAGGCCGGCTACAGGGGCGGCGTCTACAAGTAGTTCTCCAATAACACGGCCCGAAGCCCCCACGGCGCAGCCTCGATGACCCGGCCGCCGAAGGCTGTGGCCTGGGCCAGGACGATCCCGTCCGGCCCCGGCGCGAAGCGCGTCGCGACCTGATCCACGAGCAGCGCGCCCGTGGGCGTGACGATCTCCTCCTCGATGCCGGTGGCGTAGACCGGCTTGCCCTCAAGCAGCCGCAGCACGGCGGGCGCGGGAAGCGGCAAGAGCCCGTGCGCGCAGGCCACCGTGCCCGAGAACCAGGGTAGCGACGCGCACACGACCTCGCCCACGCGAAGCTCGTCGAGCGCCCAGAAGGCCCCGGCCACGTCCACCAGCGTGTCCACGGCCCCGACCTCGTGGAAATGCACCTCCTCAATCCCCACGCCGTGCACCGCCGCCTCCACCTCCGCCAGCCTGCGAAAGGCCGCCCTGCTCCTCCCCGCCGCGCGGGGCGGCAGCGAGAGCGCGTCCGTGAGAGCGAGAAGATCCGCGAGATGACGCAGAGGCTGCGCGCCAGGCGCGTCGATGCGAAGTCCCACGCCCGCGATGCCCGCCCGGCTCCTTTGCTCGAGCGAAAGAGCCACGTCGAGCCCGGCCGCGCGAAGCAGGGCCTGAAAGCGCGCAAGATCGGCCCCGAGCCCGGCCAGCGCGGCCAGGAGCATATCTCCGGCGATCCCGCCCCGAGGATCGAGAAAAAGCGTCTTATCGTGCGATTTCATGAACATCCGTCTCCGCGACGCCCCTGACAGGTTGAAAAAGCCAATGGGCTGTGCCATATTTGAAAAAAAGGCGATACGTGACCGCCGAACCGCTACAAGGAGCCCTCCCCCATGCGCGTGAAGACCTGGATGACCAAGAACGTCATCACCGTGAGCCCGGACGAATCCATGATGAAGGCGTCCAAGCTCATGAAGGACCACGAAATCCGCCGCCTGCCCGTCGTGGACGAACAAGGCAGGCTGATCGGCATCATCTCCGACCGGGACGTCAAGGAAGCCTCGCCCTCCAAGGCCACGACCCTGGACGTGCACGAGTTGTACTATCTGCTTTCCGAGATCAAGGTCAAAGACATCATGACCAAGACCGCCATCGCCCTGCACGTGGAGGACACGGTGGAAAAAGCCGCCGTGGTCATGCACGACCGCCGCGTGGGCGGCCTGCCCGTGGTGGACGACGCCAACAAGGTGGTGGGCATCATCACCGAGTCGGACATCTTCAGGGTCTTCATCGACATCACCCGCGTGCGCGACGGCGGCATCCAGATGGGCTTCAAGCTGACCCGTGAGCCGGGCGCGCTCAAGCCCATCCTGCAGGACATCACCAACGCCGGAGCCAGCATCCTTTCGATCATGACGGTCTATCCGCAGGGTCAGGAGCACCGCAACGCCTACATCCGCATCGCCGAGATGGAGAAGTCGGAGTTGAACAAGCTGCGAGATCAGTTGAGCGGCGCCTACGAGCTCATGTTCTGGTTGCGCGACAACGTGCATCCCGTGGTGCAGTGATCGAAACGGCCGCCGGGCGGCCGATCGTTGCGCTCCAGGGAGCGCATGTACATCACGGCC
This window contains:
- a CDS encoding LarC family nickel insertion protein, yielding MKSHDKTLFLDPRGGIAGDMLLAALAGLGADLARFQALLRAAGLDVALSLEQRSRAGIAGVGLRIDAPGAQPLRHLADLLALTDALSLPPRAAGRSRAAFRRLAEVEAAVHGVGIEEVHFHEVGAVDTLVDVAGAFWALDELRVGEVVCASLPWFSGTVACAHGLLPLPAPAVLRLLEGKPVYATGIEEEIVTPTGALLVDQVATRFAPGPDGIVLAQATAFGGRVIEAAPWGLRAVLLENYL
- a CDS encoding Trm112 family protein — its product is MALNPELLQILVCPRCKADIELTPEEDGLICRACGVAYPIVDDIPVMLVEEAIPLNEWEEKRPSAKK
- a CDS encoding Hsp20/alpha crystallin family protein, with the translated sequence MVIDFSNFHDLPRQMDRVLAEFMRPYGPVSRGMAYPPLNISEDEESVVIAAEIPGVDMSELDLTLTNKSLVIKGERKVEQGKYYRQERPTGPFQRIVTLGVPVDRDQIKATLKDGVLTVVLPKAEAIKPRKISIEDA
- a CDS encoding PHP domain-containing protein, which encodes MPKIIASDQRRIDLHSHSTASDGTCTPAEVVRLGAEAGLSALALTDHDTVDGLAEARQAAQGLSMEFIPGCELTATGEPRSMDILGLWLPEKTDKLGAALAWLISRRNERNLEMVEKLTRLGCEVSLEELNAITDGTVGRPHIARLLKQKGYVGSVQEAFDRYLGRSGAAYTPKTAFGQREAVELLKAEGATVILAHPAIYDLSVREIETVVRRLADYGLDGIEAYYTEHSRNKVYEYLCLAERLGLVVSGGSDFHGAVKPEIRLGTGKGNLHVPYAVLETLKERRAAQGLPA
- a CDS encoding Hsp20/alpha crystallin family protein; protein product: MSKKERKFPTVRPSTDILEKEDGFHIFMDLPGVSRDDLVLDLRENELVVSGRADVGLDEKKRHVAVEFGGGEYSRTFTLSDIVDRERIVANLKNGVLEIFMPKKEKEKPKRIEISGA
- a CDS encoding CBS and ACT domain-containing protein, with translation MRVKTWMTKNVITVSPDESMMKASKLMKDHEIRRLPVVDEQGRLIGIISDRDVKEASPSKATTLDVHELYYLLSEIKVKDIMTKTAIALHVEDTVEKAAVVMHDRRVGGLPVVDDANKVVGIITESDIFRVFIDITRVRDGGIQMGFKLTREPGALKPILQDITNAGASILSIMTVYPQGQEHRNAYIRIAEMEKSELNKLRDQLSGAYELMFWLRDNVHPVVQ